ctcggacacgcagcatgaacgtgcgtattcaggcacccacgactgggttgggccgtgcgacccattatccccttacctattgattagaccacacttatgtgtcaggttttatgaattaatcatgaatgtcacagagttgaacATGATAGGttagaaggtcacaggatgaccttcttaccaactcccaggtgctttctcctataaatatggagaccctgggagttacaaagggttggattctattgtgtaagaaataccctgtaaagaataccaagcatatagcaataatattgactggtggagtagaaggattttaacctttgaaccacctaaaaacgtaattgtgtcaccagcccatttctaaaagatcattcatccatttcggttcaacataagcactaatcccttcctcttattttcttaatttcctgttggcgaagaatcgcgtcaacaaatgatataccataccacaaaatatatatactgagttgaaaaataatataccatcaaaacttacaaaattattactcaaaaatatatatactatgctaacaaaattatatactatcattaaaatgtatataccatgatacaaaattatatactaccactatgtataataaaatagaatttaaatatcacaaaaaaaaattatatactatactacaaaaaacatatacactaattggaaaataatatatcaataacttataaaaaacttaaaaaattaatataactttaaaataaaaattaattaaacaaaactaatatacatataccactatatttgATACATAcaatcctaaataaataaataaattataaaaaaaaaatttaaataatcaacCATCTAAAATCATCATTTATTTACGATTTAAAAAATGAGTTCATTTAATTTCTCTATTTGTGGGATGCCTTTGTTACTGTTTTTGGATCACAATCATCGAGCTCGTAATGTAATTGTTTATCTCGGATTTCTCATGGTGCAACATCAGTTGTGAtagatttaatattattattaaccGCAACCGTCAATTAACTTTAGTATGTCATTCTAAAAAAATTCACGCTCAATTATATACTGTTATTTCTTTAACGAGAATAATGAATGATATGGTGATTAACAAGTTGGTTTATTCATTATTGAATTGTAGAAGGATAAAgtaaatttttttagaaaaacataaaATGTTTTAGAGTACAAATGAAAGTAATGTGGTAATTTTATTAGCATTTCATTACAAACTTTTTCTGGTCTTGGTTGCACAGGTTATGTGAACAGACCTTCACCATGGATAATCCGCTGTACAAGCAACCTAATATGATAGTTTTTTTTGCCTTTTCGTACAATTTTAGTAGGTAAGCATTTATTTGGGTTAAATTTCTGATTGGTTGGGAAATTCAGTTAGAAGACAAACAAACAGGTTTAGTTTAGTTCCAAATTTCCTATAATATAATATAGGCGAATTAGTAAGCTTAAGAATTACCAGCAATAAGTATCTGCCAGAATCGCACTGTTTCACTATTGACTAGGCTGGTTGAGTTTTGAGGGAAAAAAAGGATGGAAAGAGGCATAATCCAACCCTTAATTGCAgcctcaatctcatctttaatcGCCGTCAGAGCTTACCGGAGAAAGTCCCTCAGCCTATCCGGAGCTCTTACGGGCTTTATCGTCATGGCCATTCACATCGCTGTTGGATACAGGTATACACACATTTTTAATCCTTTTCTTTGTTGTatccatatacataaatattatttttggttTTCACTGATTCTTTCTTGATAATCTTCAAAGGTTCGGGGCATTGATACTGGTTTTCTTTTTCACTTCCTCTAAGCTCACTAAAGTTGGCGAAGAGAAAAAGCGTCGCGTCGAAGCTGATTTCAAGGACGGCGGTCAAAGAAATTGGTAATCAACGTATTTCAATTCCTCAAACCTCGTTGCTTGTTCATTGATGACTTGGGTTTCTGCTTTTTTTTTTCAaggattcaagttctttccaatAGCGGTCTTGCTACGATATTGGTACTGATTATCTGGAGAGTGACTGCGTGGGAGGACAAGTGCTTGGACTCGAAGTATTCGATTTCGGTTACATCGTTGATTGGTGGGGTTATTGGTCACTATGCGTGCTGCAATGGAGATACTTGGTCTTCTGAGCTTGGAGTACTTAGTGATGCACAACCTCGATTGATCACTACCTTCAAGGTCCAATTTGCCCTTCTTCTTtgtctaagtttttttttttactttttcaaaTTCATGAATATGGTTTTGGCACCCAAATCTAGCTCCTTAATTGATACCTTAGCTTAGTAGCTCTATATAGTTTCCCACTTCACTTTTTTGCTGCTACTATTTGGTTTTGAAGCTTAAATGCTTCTCCTCTTGATTATTGTATCCTTATTATTACTATAAAATTTCTGATAGTATGTCCTCCCGATGAACCCAGACAACTGTACCACTCTTACATTGTTAGGTAGGCCACATGAGGCCCCTCTTGATTATTATAAGCACAACCTGCACCTACCTTATTTTTACAAATTTGACAATGCTTGTATACGATTAGCTCTGTTTGCGGCTTTTTGGACACACTGCAAATTCCAGTCAAATTCTAACAATTAGCCTTTGGTGTCTGTTTCAAGTGCCGATCGAATCCCTTATCGCTTTCCAATAAGCTGTGTATAATGTGTTCTTTCTCTTTTATTATTCTTATGGTTCTTAGTTGTTACAAATCAAAACCCTTATACCTTCACCTTAATATTTACTCttataatagaagttttgatatTAGTTTATCCTTAGGTTGGGATAAATTGCAAGTAGAAAACTCCATGAGAATTTTGGAAAATTATCTCGACTACTTAATAGAATGTATAGTAACTTGGTTTTTTCATGGCTTCCAGCCTGTTCGCAAGGGTACAAATGGTGGGGTTACGAAAACTGGACTCCTGGCTGCTGCAGCTGCGGGTGCTGTAATTGGGCTGACATTTGTTGTCTTTGGATTTTTTACTGCGAAATGCACATATAATGTAGTTACAAAGCAGCTATTGGTGATACCTCTTTCGGCTTTAGCTGGACTAACTGGTAGTTTGATTGATTCTCTCTTGGGAGCAACACTGCAATTCAGTGGCTTCTGCACTGTTCGTAATAAGGTATGTGATATTATATACTTACACCCTTAATCTTATGGCATTGTAGTTTAGAAAATTGCAAAATGACTAGTTATTTTTGACCAGTTGAACTGCGCAAGTCTACAACAATTACTAGTTTTAGAATTGAAATGTGAACATGTGATTAGTTTAACTTTAATGGCAATCATCATAAATAGTCTACAACCATGTTTACTGAAGTAATGGGTGGTAacaagaatgaaaagaagaaagtGTTTCCCTTTCCATTTCTTTTCATGCCTTTACCCCCATTTTAGATGCAAGCTAAGAGAATTCAcactttccattttttttctttttatttaaaccTGCACACTTTTTGTTGAAGTTTTTATTTGGTTATGATCCTAGGTTGTTGGAAAACCGGGACCAACAGTGAAGAAGATTTCAGGTCTTAATTTCCTCGACAACAATGCCGTGAACGCTGTGTCCATACTGCTGACCAGTGTTCTAACTTCCATCGCATGTGTATACATTTTTTGATAACAAGCAACTCAGCATAAGGTGGTTCAGAAGGTTCTAAATAATTTTTCACAACTGATACCTTGTCCCAGTAGTACTAAAATGTTTACCTCCTAATTCCTAAACTTTGAATTACAGAGATTAGTTTAAGTCATATTGATACTATTGCAGTATTAAAAGATGAGGAATGTCATCCTTGATTGGTGCATTTTGAAGGGCGAGGGATCATGCAATTCTCATTGCCCGTCAATAACCTAATATATTATATCAGTACTATTTAATAAGATTTCAAATGATGACATGAGACAAGGGATTCATCTATAGGAAAAATTCccttctttttttcttctattgtttgtTTACAACCAATGGTAAGTGAAAATGTGATTAGATGATACTTCATCAATTATAATTGTATCAGGAATCTTCTATGGTGATTACATAATACTATTATACAGTACTCACGAGGCCTACCACACTGTAATTTTACCAGTTTGTTTGTTTTGGGAaaacaaattaaaagaaaatgatgaaaaagaGTATCATCGTCTTATTGGCACTTTCAGAGAGTGATCCCAATGCAAATTATTACAAGTGATTCACTTCACAGTGTCAACACTTTAAGTGATTCACTTCACAGTGTTAACACTTTGAGAGAGTGATCCCATTGCAGATTTACTAATAGGCCTACTTTATCTTGTGTCAACGTTTGGCAGAGTCAAGTGTGGGAATTGCAATCCACAGAAAACGTATTTAACAACTTGACAGTTAAAGTTGTTATGGTTGATTTTATATTCCGTTAGATTAGTTTATGTGCACCAaggttattttagtcttttctttCAGCTGTAATACTTCTATTTAAGCCTTGTAATCTCTTGTAATTAGACATAGAATAATTCATATTGAattagagagtgagagagagtgttAAGAGAGAAGAAAAGAGTGTAATAGAGTTTGGGGAAATCTGAATCCAAGATCAGTGTTCTTGGAAGAAAACTCAAGCTGAGTTTTAGAAGGGATTTCATCTAGGTTCTTAGTGGTGCACTAAACTGATCTTCAGCATTGTAATCAAGTGATTAATAGAGAAAACAACTCAGGGGAGTAACAGGAAGTAGGTCCTTTGTTTGGCCGAACCTGTATAAAAATTTTGTGTTCTTTATATTTCAGTTTTATCCTATTAAAATCTGGTTTATTGCTTGAATTGGTTTGATCAAATTAACTTGTTTACTTTGTGAATGTGTTGAGTTCTGTGTTGTAAAGATACAACATCAAGTGCtgtaaaaaagagaagaaaaaaacgTTTGGCCGATTGAAGATGCAATTTCTTCTTAGGACAACTACTAGCTTTAACAAAGGGCATGTCTATTGTAGGAGCAACACTTCCCGTAGGTAGCATAAATTTTCAAAATGAGCATTTACAGTGGTGAATTATTGGTGATCCATTTAATATTCACAACAAAAATTCATATTAAATGGTCCAAAAATATCCAACTAAACCAATCATTACGAAAGATGAAACTCTTACACTCATTAATTCTAAATAAAACATGCGGCTTGCGACACCTTAATTATACCCAtttgtttagtttattttttttcaaaggaGAGTATCATGCCTTCTTCACACTTTCAGAGTGTTCTCAAACTAATATCATTATAAAATCACATGGTTATATTAGTTTGTTCAAAAGTGAGTGTTTTTAATTACTCGCACCAAATCATTttcaattattaaaaatttatatttgaGTGAATGAAAGAGAAGTTTGTCAATAAggagaaataaataaatttacaagAATGGTAGCTTTTTAGCAGTGTAGGAAGTTGGTCTATACAAATATCATGTTTGAGAGATAGGTTTAAAAAATTGAAGTGTTGGGTGACGTTTTGTTAGAAAGCAAAGGGATTTCAATTCGTTGTTTGATTGGTTTTGTTTTCCAACATATATGATGAATAGATTTTTTACATGTTGCATACTCTTTTCCTAAATcctttaatataatatttaagacaatactGAGTACCACCAGTCAGAACCTAAGCTAGATCCTTTCACATATTGAGTCGTAGGTTCCTATCAATGAATGAACTCTACCAAGACAAATTCGGTACATCTACAATATTAATGTTAGAGTTTGGACAAATCCCACTTGAAATAGAGAATTGGTGGGATTTGAAACTCCTTTAATTAGTAGAATATATGATGAATAGTTATTTGATAAGAATAATTTTTTTGCTATGATGGAATGATCATATTACTCTATTTTCTAATCATATAAATGACATTAAAATATGACCAATTATTATATTAAGCAAGTCTATCAAAAAAATACTTTCATGACTCCAagtaaaaacaaaataataatatcttctaaataaaactaatctTGTTTTTCGTTCATAAAAAATAAGTAATGAAGAATCcaatattaaaatttaataaattcaaTTACCTCAACATCGTTTAGATAAAGAAACAAAAGCTGGTGAAATCTTTCTTATGTAGATTTTAAAAGAAAACTTACATaattatacaaaaattaataaccAACAAAGACTAcccaaatctataattagattattttttttaaacatcaCGAATACAAATAAAAGTTGACATAAACCTTCATTACAAATGGAGGATAATTGGAAAAAAGAAATTATCCATTAAGAGTTTTATCAGTCACAAATATATGACTCTACCCATTAAGAgttttattttatcaaaatagaATTTACACCACTTCATTCCATATTTAATCCAAAAGTCTCAATTGAATAATTAAATCACTCTGTAATCTTTTGCCCCATCACATTATTTTTGGGCGGTCATGAGATTTTTGAAGCCTAATATAAAATTTGATAGTTTTCTAATTATTATATGTAAAGTGATATTATTTTAAGTTGAAAGAATTCTCAGCATAGAAATagtgatttaaaaaaataaattaagaccGTGTTAGGCATCAAAATTTAAGGTCGGACCTATTTCTCTATCCAACACCCAATTCCCTTTTTCTATCCATCTCACTTGCCTAATAATAAATTTGTGCTCTCCTCTCACCCTttcctaaccaaaagtcattatattTGTGACCAATAAATGTTGTTTTGAAAATTAGATATagatttttttaaagaaaaaaaaaactcttgaTTTGGCCATTGCATGCAAGGATGGagctgtgatttttttttttggcatgatataattttttttcttcaataagaTTAAGTCAAATAATGTTCAAAATAGTCATTTTCTACAAATTAATTATCTAAATacttaattaaacttttaaattgaGAGAGACAATACATATAATTatactatatttaatttaaaacttaatatattTAACAGACAactattaattataataaaaagttGAAAGAAACATATAGTTGGCATAACTTTTCAAAGCATTTTTGTGTATTAAGTTTTAAAAGTGCTTTGGAAGATTTGATAGCTTTTTGCTTTTATAAGCTATTTTTAGATAAGTTTAAGTTTAGCCAAACAAAGCTGTACCCGAGTGTGAGATAGCTTCGCCATAATTGAGCTGAAAGACtagcatacatatatatatgcttcatttaatgtttttatttttaaaaataataaatacattaatttaatataaatctGTTCAAAtatatacctttttttttttttttgaaaagaaatGTATACCATCTTTATTCAATTTGTGTTGGTTAATTTGGAACTACTTATTTCTTTATTCGATTTCTAGTTTTTAAACTTTTGGTTCAgtctactcttttttttttctttcatttctctcCCTCTTCCCATTTCCCCTTTTTTATCCTCCTCTCATAAATAATTATGTATTAATTCAAAGATtaaaattacttttttttatcTTAATCACAATTTCCAAATTACTACAAGTTTTAATCAAACTACTATTGAGTATATTCTTTATTCCATTAcatttagaaaatatatcataACTATCCCGGTTAACCTTATTCCAAAATATCACATCTACCATTCCTGTTAAGTTTATTCCTACACCCAAAATAGATACTCATTACTATTACCTTCAGctttattttttaccaaacacaaTCTTAAACTAAAACctttttttaacaaaaacaaaaatagaacAATAATTTAGTTCTTtctgagcaaaaaaaaaaaaatgttggcGTTGGTCACACTCTTACTATTTGCCTGATTTTGAAGATGAAGAGCAATTGTGTGGTTGGATATGAACTTTTGAAGGGCACATCATGATTCATGTCAGTGTCTCATATCATAAAAATGCGAAACGCAAATTAAGGTGAAAATTGAATATAAGGACAGTAAAAGATTAAACACTCATGACTTATTTACTTATTTACTTATTTACTGTACACACTATCATTGTGGTCTGAGATTGCTGGTAAAAGAAGACATATCATCATTAAAAGCACTATATcattatatttctttttattcATCAATAACACACAAAGGTAAAATTAAAAAGAAGAAGATAgactcatcatcatcatcattcacTGCTGTGAAGTGAACAGTACCATATTTTCTTTACTTCTTTTAACGTTACAAACAATCCAAATATGAAAAATCAATGCAGAAAGAAAATCATGAAATTGGACACCcccttattcatataatttacATACATAAAAGTGAGATCATAATTTATTCTTGATTAATCTTCATCAACAGCAGCCACAGCAAAGAACATCAAAACAACACTCGCAAGTCTCGAAGCAGCAGAAGCAGCAACACAAGGCAAACAAACTGTGCAGTTGAAATAGTACTcaccaaaatattataattaaaaaatcaaatccAATAAATTAGATAATTATTATGAAAATTATAGAAAGAAAATAGTATTTACCAAGCGTAAAGAAAGCCTTTCTCCTCATGCCGCTTTCGAACATGTCCAAGGTACGATTGTTCTTCATATCCCCCCGGAGCatccattttttcttttcttttcacttCAAAAATCAGATATAGATATAAAGATTAGAGTTTGAAGCAAAACTAAATCAGATATCATATAATTTATAATCATAGTGATCACACGTCACTGTTCTTCTATTATATTTTGAAACATTATGTATGAATTGAGTCACTATTAATGTCATCGTGGCCCATTTCTATGTGACCAAAAACTTGTACCAACAACATCATACAGCTCATATctgacttttttttttgtaataaaaaaagTTATTTTGATTAATTTGACAATCTCTCTACTAATTATGGTTAAGGTATTAATCAATACATCTTTTGAATTTTACAAGTCACTTTTGGCCCTCCCCTTCTGTGCTACATATATATTAAGACGATTGATGACATAACATCATAGGGACATTATGTTTATCTTGTATCAATATTTTGAAGACTGACATAAaatagagaaaagaaaaaaagtgaGACAATCTATAGCACAGAAAGATAATGACAGTCCATCGGTgtaataaaaaatatcattaaataaaaattatggaTTTCGTTTCAtttcttaataaaaaaattatatataaatgtcAAAAATATAATACAAGAGACAAAtatcacttttaaaattattattaaaggtggcatttttaattaatacttttattattatatttaagttTATTGTATTGATTATTACTATATTGTAGTGGTAGCAGGTGGTTGACCTTTTACTGAACTATCAAATTATAAAGATATTAGAGAATACAAATCAACAAATTTTCGTTTTACAAAAATGAATTCACATGTAAATCGATATGGTCATGTGGACAATCAAGATTTTCTGtcaattactatttttttttctgaGATTTTAAATGAGATATACGCAATTTATATAAGAAAAGAGACATACTATAAGATAACTACTAAACATAAGatatactattttttttctttcaaatgcACTGAATATATTATAAAGTACAATACAAGAGTATaaattaaaaacatatattacTTTTATGAAGCTATACAGTCCAATCTCATGATCTTATAACTTTAATACAACTCATACCCTcatcttttctttttccttttttggatctttttgttattattgttcatatatatgttttttttaaatggatTATTGTTAATATGTTAGAAGTTGCTTAAATTGGTTTCAAAATGATGATAGTGTTACAAATTGTAGTGGCAGGTGGTGATGGgttattattataatgattttATCAGTCAATAATGGCTGTGGAATgtgtaaaataaataattttgggACAAGACAGGGCAGGTCATATCAACTAGGGAGTGGGTCTCATACTCTaatatttctttttctttcctttttttttttataaatttcttTGTCCACCGTCTCATCATTCTCTTCAAAACTCTGAAATCAAAATAAAAGCGTGTTTCATTACAGTTTTGCCCCTACAAGAGAATCCTATCCTAGTATAAGTAGGGGTAATAGTAAATACCAATCTATTCACCTTGTCCTGCATACTCTGAAAATTATGTACAAGTTTTTATAAAGAGTTAGATTGAAactaaatttaaaaagaaaaatattccTCAAGTAAACAAAGTAAAATTAGGATAATATATAGGGGTTTCTTTGGTAGAGCTTTTTTGTGTTTCTCAATCTTTGAACacttttcggcgcgattttttttatgaccatgtatattgtagttatttaaagcatcctgcaaatttttagaaaattccgaataatttacagtgccgaaaacagattattgcacgcatgactaatttttgtATGCGCgtagaaaataacatgtttgaacttagttttcggcactataaattattcaaaattttctgaaaatttgcaggatgttctaaataactacaatatacatggtcataaaaaaaaatcgcgtcgaaaactgttcaaaggttGAGAAACACAAAAGAGCCTACGGTAGGACCCTTTTTGAAAGCCCTACCAAAGAATtaccctttatatatatatatatatatatatatattgagcaAGTAATAATACCTGTACTCTATCAGCTTCTCTTCTCTTGAACAAGTTTGCAAAAACATAGCCTACCTATTAGCCATAGTCATTATAAAACATTAAACAACTTTTTGAATTTCTCTGGTATGTTTCTATTAAAATGGACTTAAAAAGAATATCTTCTTAATCCCAACTCAGCACATACTTGTTTGGTTCCAATGAAGAGACTTAACACGACTCAAGACTAGTGATGGTCATAGTTCCTCGCCAAGAAACATCATAATTATGAAAACTATAGCCAACAGTATTTGTAATACATCtttctacaaaaaataaaataagaagagCCTTCAAAACATCTGAACTAAGATCAACATTTTCTTAGAAGGAGGTATAAATGCAACTTATGGAAGGTAGATAGTAAGCTAAAGACAAACAGCACTTGTGGAAAATATACAACAGGCGTTCATTAACATAATATTGCAAGCAAAAGGGCCTCTTGCGATTTCAAGGGCAGGGGAGGGATCACTAATACAATTTAACAAAACATCCAGGCACTAATACACACCCAATTTTCATCCCAAACTCACATCTTCCAAGAACCAACATCTCATACTGCAACTATGGCGGTGGTCACGTTTATGATTGATCGACTTTCTTTACCAAATACTGTTATTCCACATGAATTAGCAGGCAACAGAGCATGTAGCAGGCTTTACAGGAACTAGAAAGTTACCAGCACCAGCAGTAGCTGGGGGAGGGGCTGGGGATGGGAGACCAGCCGCTGTTTCAAGCAATTCCCATGTTAATCTTCGCTTCTCGGCTGCAGCTTTTAATCTTGAACCTTCCTCTTCCAACTTACATTGACAAGCAAGGACAAGCTCCTCATCGATCTCACGGAATATCTTCTTCACATTCAATGTCAAGTTCAGCACTGCTTGGTTCCAGTGATTCAGGGTATTCTGCTCTAGAGCTGGGATGACAAGTGGCAGAATCGCTTGCCGATTCTGAGTGATGAGATTAAGAACACTCTCATTGTTCCACAACAAGTGGGCTCGTTCCGCCACCTGAAAAAGGAGGGGTAGTAGTTATAGTCACCACAACAATGCAGGTTGTAGTTATTCTCATCATTTAGTTGTTACCCACcaagaaaaagagagaaattcCTGAAATGCCACAACCAAGTAATACAAAAGAGCAAAATGTGTAGATATCTGTCAAACAAGACTTATACCTGGTAATGTGAGCTGTTAAGGCAGTAAGCTATTCTTCGAAATAGTGGAATCATAATCTTTTGGAACTCAACCATGTTAATCACCTCCAAAATCTCTTCCAACTCGCCTAAAAACATCAACTCCTTCTGGCTATTTGTTATCGGCCAGTATTTCAATAGGCCCTTTATCACATTACCTGCCAACTTTTGATCCTTGTCTATGAACTGTAGAACACAATATGTTAGCTGTTGGTGATAAATACCCACTGACTTTGGTTTGTGTAAAGGAATAAGAGCCCTCCACAAAAAAATTTTGTGCTCCTCCTTTAACGGTGTTGCAAAGCCACTAATTACACTGCCAAAAATCTCCAACAGCTCAGCAATTCCATTATGCCGTTCAGTTTCAAAGACAAACCGATAGATGATATTGCTGACAACTTTTCGAATATAAGGTCTATGTAGCAAGAATTTTCCATAGATCCTGTGCAGAATTGTTTTCAAACAATCTCTTTCTCTTGGATCCTCAGAATCAAATAGGTCAAGTAATCTCGAAATAAAAGAATGATCAACATATTTCTTTGCCACCTTTGTGTCAAGTGAGTTACAGTTGAAAAACCTAAGAAGCAGATCATACACAAGTTGTAGATGAGACCAAGCAGGATCAAACATTGGTTCTTCATCTTCTGTCTCACCACCACCGGTGATAGAGCGATACTTAGGTGGGAAAACTCTAAAGAGGTTCGCTGCACACATTTTACACATTGCTGAAATGGTTGGTTCCGTGAACTTTGCTGAGCCAGAATTAACAAAATCAACAAGTTCTATCAATATTTCCCGTTTAACATCTTGCTTCGCTGTGTCACTGAAATCAATGATCTCGCAG
This genomic interval from Humulus lupulus chromosome 8, drHumLupu1.1, whole genome shotgun sequence contains the following:
- the LOC133796982 gene encoding protein PGR gives rise to the protein MERGIIQPLIAASISSLIAVRAYRRKSLSLSGALTGFIVMAIHIAVGYRFGALILVFFFTSSKLTKVGEEKKRRVEADFKDGGQRNWIQVLSNSGLATILVLIIWRVTAWEDKCLDSKYSISVTSLIGGVIGHYACCNGDTWSSELGVLSDAQPRLITTFKPVRKGTNGGVTKTGLLAAAAAGAVIGLTFVVFGFFTAKCTYNVVTKQLLVIPLSALAGLTGSLIDSLLGATLQFSGFCTVRNKVVGKPGPTVKKISGLNFLDNNAVNAVSILLTSVLTSIACVYIF
- the LOC133796983 gene encoding serine/threonine protein phosphatase 2A 57 kDa regulatory subunit B' kappa isoform-like, which translates into the protein MLKQILSKLPRKVPKSDTLDAAGSDSGSNTKLGNGFPCTIGGSSLSSKLSVVKRVSSAVFPASIAAGAEAVEPHLSFKDVSNQQKQSLFISKLNLCCEIIDFSDTAKQDVKREILIELVDFVNSGSAKFTEPTISAMCKMCAANLFRVFPPKYRSITGGGETEDEEPMFDPAWSHLQLVYDLLLRFFNCNSLDTKVAKKYVDHSFISRLLDLFDSEDPRERDCLKTILHRIYGKFLLHRPYIRKVVSNIIYRFVFETERHNGIAELLEIFGSVISGFATPLKEEHKIFLWRALIPLHKPKSVGIYHQQLTYCVLQFIDKDQKLAGNVIKGLLKYWPITNSQKELMFLGELEEILEVINMVEFQKIMIPLFRRIAYCLNSSHYQVAERAHLLWNNESVLNLITQNRQAILPLVIPALEQNTLNHWNQAVLNLTLNVKKIFREIDEELVLACQCKLEEEGSRLKAAAEKRRLTWELLETAAGLPSPAPPPATAGAGNFLVPVKPATCSVAC